AAGCAAAAAAAAGGTTGTCAAAACAAAAAGTACTTATTCCGGAATGTCAAAAGCATATAATGAGATCCTGAAATATTCACCTACTGGAATTATTAAATTAGACGAAAACCTGACCGTCGAATATGAAAATCCTACCATTGAAAAGATATTGGGAATTCCATCAAAAGCTATTCCCAATTTTCGGGGGATCAATATCAGGAAAATCGCTGCTTTCCAGGAAACCGATATGATCCCGGTTTTCAACTACATCCTGAAAGGTAGAAAAGCAGAGATTGAAACGATCTTCCTGAATCATTTAAAGAAAAAAACTTATGCTAAAGTAATCGGTATACCATTATATAATGAAAACAGGTTCGACGGTGCTATTCTTCTGATCAATGATGTAACAGAACAGCTACATGCCGAAGAAAAATTAAGACAGAGCATTGATATGCAGGATCAGGCAACTAATGATATTGTGAAGGCAATGATCTCAATTTCAGAAATCAGGGATCCTTATACTGCTAATCATCAAAGACGGGTTTGTGAGCTTTCCGAAGCTATTGCTCAAGAAATGGGTATGGAAAGCGAAAGGATAAAAGGAATTGGTTATACAGCAAGAATTCATGATATTGGAAAAGTTGCAGTTCCTTCCGATATTTTGACAAAACCCGGAAAAATTTCAGATATGGAATTCAATGTGATCATGAATCACAGTAAGGTCGGATTCGATATTTTGAAGAATATTCGTTTCCCCTGGCCGATTGCAGAGATCGTTTATCAGCATCATGAAAGGATGGACGGAAGCGGTTATCCTCGAAATCTGACAAAAAAGCAGATACTCATGGAAGCCAGAATTATCGGTCTTGCTGATGTGGTGGAAGCGATTGCCTCTCATCGTCCCTATCGAGCAGCTCTGGGAATTGAGAAGGCAATGAAGGAAATCAGTAATAAAAGAGGTTCATACTTTGATGAAAGTGTTGTCGATGCATGTTTGAAGATATTTAAAGAAAAGAATTTCAAGTTCACGGAAGAAGGTCTGAAAGAGTGACGGTAAATCAACCTGCCAGGTTGAAGTCTAAATTTCTAACTCCGAATATCTAATAAATTTAAAAAACTATAAATCTCAAACACTAACCATTCATTTCAATGAATGGCACACATCACAAAACAATTTTTTGGAATTCATTCCGTCATCACCCGACTAAAGTCATTTTTCTTTGTCGGTTTTTCCTATAGAATAAATTTGATGATTAATGTTTCTTTCTCATTTCCAAATTAAATTTGGGAATGCAATTGCTAAAAAGTTTTACTTTGATCTAAAAATTATGACACCGTCTAAATGTTTCGACTCGTCGTTCCTTACGAGCCGAATCATTTCACATAGAACTGATCAATTCCTTTTTAAATTGTACACACATTTCACAATTGTGATGCTGACAAAAATCAAAATACAATTTTAAAATTCCCTGTTGATAAATGGCTTTTTTTGAAACAATTTTTCTTTGAGTATCACTCATAAATCTTTCCATGAATTGAGTTATAAAATTTCCTGGTAAACCGTGGAATTCTTGATAAACTTTTTTCGCAACATTATCCAATTCTGAATACGACATTTTTCGAGCATATAGAATTGCTAACGGAATTAGAATATTGATTATAATTATATCAACACGGGATTTTCCAATCTGATATTTCTCCGGCAAGAATGAATATGATGATTCGTCGCCTTTGACCTGTAACAACGAATAAATCCTGCCTTTAAATTTATTCATTTTTATCTTCTTATCAGTAAAGGAAAAAACCTTCAGCACATTGTTAAATAAAGGATTTTCAAGATTCTCATAGATGAGATCAATGATCTGCAAAATTCTGACCGCAGGATGATTTATCGGTCGAATACGAAATAATTTCCAGTCAAGATCGAAAATTTCTTTAGAAAATCCCTGTTTCTGATATAACTCTTTCCATTTAGAAACAAACTCGCGCGGAAATGTTTTCGGGAGATGACTGATCAAATCGGAACTGCATAACCAGAGAGTTAAAAGTTCGTCTTTGGTCATTCCATTTCGATAAAACTCTTTTAATTTAGAATACGGAAACTTGAGAGCTAATTGCAGCATCTGGAATTTATTCTTGCTGTACCCAAGGGACTCGAATAGTCCCTGCATAAACAACTGGTTAAAATCAGAGAAAAACAGTTCTGCTCCAAAGCGTTTGATCTTCTTTTCCAATCTTTCTGAACCTGATTTGAGAAGTAGCAATTGGAGCGATTCATTATCAAGTCCTGCAAAAAAACTGCAGAATTTATCCTCAACAACAAATTTCTTATGTTTGTGTTCTTTTAATAACTTTGTAATATTTTTATCTAAATAATTCTGCAACTCTAATATCTCGATCTTTTCACCATTCTCGCTGACCGTAAAAGGATATTGTCCGTTATGTTTAAACACAATATGCAAAATTACATTGTTATAATTCTTATCTTCATGGTGATGATGTGAATTCCAATCATGAGTCTCTAAATGCACTTCTACATCTCCACGCAGAACTTCTCCTTCAAATTGGATGATCGCATTTTTGAAGTCAGGTCCTGCATCTGTATTCCATTGCCCCTGAAACATTATTTTCAGAGATTTTCCGGAAATTGTTTGAAGTTTCTTCTGTAGATGCTGGGCATCCCAGATATGATATAAAAATTTTTCGGAGAATTGCATTTATCCCAAATCTATGATCAAATTTAAAATTTAAATTTCCATATTGTCAATCAATCTTGTATCTTCAATCCAGACAGCGAGCAAAACTCTGTCACCCTTTCGCACTTTTGCTTTCGATTCCAGAGATGTAGGATCAACAAACTCAATATAATCAATAATTCCATTGTTTTTGTGAATTAACTTCTCCATCTTTTTCTTCATTGATAATGAATCAAAATTACCATTCTGAAATTCTGATTTTGCCTGAAGTAAAGAAAGATAAAGACAAAGAGCCTCCTGTCTTCCTTTTTCTGACAAATATTTATTGCGAGAGCTCATTGCCAGTCCGTCTTTTTCCCTGATAAGAGGACATCTTACTATTTTTGTTTTGAAATTCAAGTCTCGGATCATCTGTTCTAAAACAACAATCTGTTGAAAATCTTTCTCTCCCAAGAACATCATGTCAGGATTCACTATATTCATCAGTTTGGCAACAATTGTTGTTACACCTTGAAAATGAATAGGACGGGATTTTCCACAAAGGATAGTTGTTATCTTATCAACATTCACCCAGGTTTTAAAATCATCTGGATACATTTCTTTTTCAGTTGGAAAAAAAATATAATCAACTTCCAATCCGGAAAGTAGTTTTACATCTTGAACAAAATCACGGGGATATTGAGATAAATCTTCATTCGGTCCGAATTGGGAAGGATTTACAAAAATGCTGACCACAACTGTATCGCAATCTCTTTTTGCTGCTCTGATCAAACTTAAATGACCTTTATGAAGAAAACCCATGGTGGGAACAAAACCGACCTTTCCGGAAAGTTTTGTATTTTGCATTTCTTGGATTGTTTTGATTATTTTGGGTTTCATTTTTTGAATGAAACTTGCCAAATTTCAAAAATTTGGCAAGTTTTAATCTAAGTCATAAAATTTCTTATTATGATCATCCTCGATTACGATCACTTTTGGTTTATAATCTCTGATTTCTTCTTCATTCATTTCGGCAAAATTTACAATAATAACTTTGTCTCCAATCGTAACCAACCTGGCAGCAGCACCGTTTATCCCGATAATTCCGGAACCTGCTTCCCCTTCGATGATATAAGTGGAAAATCGGTTTCCATTATCTATATTATAGACATCGACTTTCTCGTTTGGTTTCATCCCGCTGGCTTCGAGTAATTTTTTATCTATTGTTATACTGCCGATATAATTTAAGTCTCTCTGTGTTAT
This region of Candidatus Cloacimonadota bacterium genomic DNA includes:
- a CDS encoding HD domain-containing protein, producing the protein MLEQIISFVRENLIPSAVIGFIIFFQLILIIVFKSKNKTLIRSNDSLLDSIEKTNNSNTKLKKLLAERTERLAIIEKSYTKLEEESKKKVVKTKSTYSGMSKAYNEILKYSPTGIIKLDENLTVEYENPTIEKILGIPSKAIPNFRGINIRKIAAFQETDMIPVFNYILKGRKAEIETIFLNHLKKKTYAKVIGIPLYNENRFDGAILLINDVTEQLHAEEKLRQSIDMQDQATNDIVKAMISISEIRDPYTANHQRRVCELSEAIAQEMGMESERIKGIGYTARIHDIGKVAVPSDILTKPGKISDMEFNVIMNHSKVGFDILKNIRFPWPIAEIVYQHHERMDGSGYPRNLTKKQILMEARIIGLADVVEAIASHRPYRAALGIEKAMKEISNKRGSYFDESVVDACLKIFKEKNFKFTEEGLKE
- a CDS encoding DUF2851 family protein, whose protein sequence is MQFSEKFLYHIWDAQHLQKKLQTISGKSLKIMFQGQWNTDAGPDFKNAIIQFEGEVLRGDVEVHLETHDWNSHHHHEDKNYNNVILHIVFKHNGQYPFTVSENGEKIEILELQNYLDKNITKLLKEHKHKKFVVEDKFCSFFAGLDNESLQLLLLKSGSERLEKKIKRFGAELFFSDFNQLFMQGLFESLGYSKNKFQMLQLALKFPYSKLKEFYRNGMTKDELLTLWLCSSDLISHLPKTFPREFVSKWKELYQKQGFSKEIFDLDWKLFRIRPINHPAVRILQIIDLIYENLENPLFNNVLKVFSFTDKKIKMNKFKGRIYSLLQVKGDESSYSFLPEKYQIGKSRVDIIIINILIPLAILYARKMSYSELDNVAKKVYQEFHGLPGNFITQFMERFMSDTQRKIVSKKAIYQQGILKLYFDFCQHHNCEMCVQFKKELISSM
- a CDS encoding pantoate--beta-alanine ligase produces the protein MKPKIIKTIQEMQNTKLSGKVGFVPTMGFLHKGHLSLIRAAKRDCDTVVVSIFVNPSQFGPNEDLSQYPRDFVQDVKLLSGLEVDYIFFPTEKEMYPDDFKTWVNVDKITTILCGKSRPIHFQGVTTIVAKLMNIVNPDMMFLGEKDFQQIVVLEQMIRDLNFKTKIVRCPLIREKDGLAMSSRNKYLSEKGRQEALCLYLSLLQAKSEFQNGNFDSLSMKKKMEKLIHKNNGIIDYIEFVDPTSLESKAKVRKGDRVLLAVWIEDTRLIDNMEI
- a CDS encoding aspartate 1-decarboxylase, which encodes MQRTMLLSKIHRARITQRDLNYIGSITIDKKLLEASGMKPNEKVDVYNIDNGNRFSTYIIEGEAGSGIIGINGAAARLVTIGDKVIIVNFAEMNEEEIRDYKPKVIVIEDDHNKKFYDLD